The following coding sequences are from one Panicum hallii strain FIL2 chromosome 5, PHallii_v3.1, whole genome shotgun sequence window:
- the LOC112894836 gene encoding poly [ADP-ribose] polymerase 2 isoform X1: MSARLRVEELRAELQRRGLDDSGNKPALVRRLDAAIRKEEKPAVAAAADGDGVAADGKGNGGGKGNKRKRTGDGEEEGNGDASLEAAKLEGMSYPELQGLANSRGLAANGSKKDVIKRLLLASANAIDGVQDEKRAPKGGVEKVEEEVKKEKMVTAIKKGAAVLDQHISDHVKVNYHVLQVGDDIYDATLNQTNVGDNNNKFFIIQVLESDAGGSFMVYNRWGRVGARGQDKLHGPFSTQDQAIYEFEKKFQDKTNNLWCDRKKFKCYAKKYTWLEMDYGETDKETNKAEKKGSITDQIKETKLETRIAQFISLICNISMMKQQMVELGYNADKLPLGKLSKSTILKGYDVLKRISNVISRADRRQLEQLTGEFYTVIPHDFGFKKMCEFIIDTPQKLKAKLEMVEALGEIEIATKLLEDDSSGQDDPLYARYKQLHCEFTPLEADSEEYSMIKAYLMNTHGKTHSGYTVDIVQIFKVSRHGETERFQKFASTGNRMLLWHGSRLSNWTGILSQGLRIAPPEAPVTGYMFGKGVYFADMFSKSANYCYASEASRSGVLLLCEVALGDMNELLDADYDANNLPKGKLSTKGVGQTAPDLSESKTTDDGVVVPLGKPKQEPSKRGSLLYNEYIVYNVDQIRMRYVLHVSFNFKRR, from the exons ATGTCGGCAAGGCTGCGGGTGGAGGAGCTCCGCGCCGAGCTGCAGCGCCGCGGCCTCGACGACTCCGGCAACAAGCCGGCGCTC GTGCGGAGGCTGGACGCCGCAATCCGCAAGGAGGAGAAGCCTGCGGTGGCTGCGGCGGCAGATGGGGATGGTGTGGCGGCAGATGGCAAAGGGAACGGCGGGGGCAAAGGCAACAAGAGGAAAAGGACCGGTgatggggaggaagaggggaacGGCGATGCCTCTTTGGAGGCGGCAAAGCTAGAGGGCATGAGCTACCCCGAGCTGCAGGGATTGGCGAATTCACGGGGACTCGCGGCAAATGGTAGCAAGAAGGATGTTATCAAGAGGTTGCTGTTGGCCTCTGCTAATGCCATAGATGGCGTTCAGGACGAGAAGAGAGCTCCAAAAG GTGGTGTTGAGAAGGTAGAGGAGGAGGTGAAAAAGGAGAAGATGGTTACAGCCATCAAGAAGGGTGCTGCAGTGCTGGACCAGCACATTTCTGATCACGTAAAAGTGAACTATCATGTCTTGCAAGTG GGTGACGATATATATGATGCCACCTTGAACCAGACTAATGTTGGAGATAACAACAATAAGTTCTTTATCATCCAAGTTTTAG AATCTGATGCTGGTGGAAGCTTCATGGTTTACAATAGATGGGGGAGAGTAGGGGCACGAGGTCAAGATAAACTACATGGTCCCTTTTCAACACAAGACCAAGCAATATATGAATTTGAGAAGAAGTTTCAGGACAAAACTAATAACCTTTGGTGTGATCGCAAGAAATTCAAATGTTATGCAAAGAAGTACACTTGGCTTGAAATGGACTATGGCGAAACTGATAAGGAAACA AATAAGGCTGAGAAGAAAGGTTCCATTACTGATCAGATAAAAGAGACAAAACTTGAAACTCGGATTGCACAATTCATATCCCTGATATGCAATATTAGCATGATGAAGCAGCAAATGGTGGAATTAG GTTACAATGCTGATAAACTTCCCCTTGGAAAGCTAAGCAAATCTACAATACTTAAG GGTTATGATGTTCTGAAAAGGATATCCAATGTTATTTCAAGGGCAGATAGGAGACAGCTTGAGCAACTGACTGG GGAATTCTACACCGTGATTCCTCATGACTTTGGTTTCAAAAAGATGT GTGAATTTATCATCGACACTCCTCAGAAACTAAAAGCTAAGCTGGAAATG GTTGAAGCACTTGGTGAGATTGAGATTGCAACCAAGCTTCTGGAGGATGATTCAAGTGGCCAG GATGATCCACTATATGCTCGATACAAGCAACTTCATTGTGAATTCACACCTCTTGAAGCTGATTCAGAAGAATACTCTATG ATAAAAGCATATTTGATGAATACCCATGGCAAAACACACTCGGGTTATACTGTGGACATAGTGCAAATATTTAAGGTGTCCAGACATGGTGAAACAGAGCGGTTTCAGAAG TTTGCTAGTACAGGAAATAGGATGCTTCTGTGGCATGGTTCTCGGTTGAGCAACTGGACTGGGATCCTTTCTCAGG GTTTGCGAATTGCTCCTCCTGAAGCACCTGTAACTGGTTACATGTTTGGCAAGGGCGTTTACTTTGCCGATATGTTTTCGAAGAGTGCAAACTATTGCTATGCTTCAGAGGCATCTAGATCTGGAGTACTGCTTCTATGTGAG GTTGCATTGGGCGATATGAACGAGCTGCTAGATGCAGATTATGATGCTAATAACTTGCCCAAGGGAAAACTAAG CACGAAAGGAGTTGGTCAAACGGCGCCTGACTTATCAGAGTCTAAGACCACCGATGATGGTGTGGTTGTTCCCCTTGGGAAACCTAAACAGGAACCTTCCAAAAGG GGTAGCTTGCTTTACAATGAGTACATAGTGTATAATGTAGATCAGATAAGAATGCGGTATGTTCTCCATGTCTCCTTCAACTTCAAGAGACGGTAG
- the LOC112894836 gene encoding poly [ADP-ribose] polymerase 2 isoform X2, which produces MSYPELQGLANSRGLAANGSKKDVIKRLLLASANAIDGVQDEKRAPKGGVEKVEEEVKKEKMVTAIKKGAAVLDQHISDHVKVNYHVLQVGDDIYDATLNQTNVGDNNNKFFIIQVLESDAGGSFMVYNRWGRVGARGQDKLHGPFSTQDQAIYEFEKKFQDKTNNLWCDRKKFKCYAKKYTWLEMDYGETDKETNKAEKKGSITDQIKETKLETRIAQFISLICNISMMKQQMVELGYNADKLPLGKLSKSTILKGYDVLKRISNVISRADRRQLEQLTGEFYTVIPHDFGFKKMCEFIIDTPQKLKAKLEMVEALGEIEIATKLLEDDSSGQDDPLYARYKQLHCEFTPLEADSEEYSMIKAYLMNTHGKTHSGYTVDIVQIFKVSRHGETERFQKFASTGNRMLLWHGSRLSNWTGILSQGLRIAPPEAPVTGYMFGKGVYFADMFSKSANYCYASEASRSGVLLLCEVALGDMNELLDADYDANNLPKGKLSTKGVGQTAPDLSESKTTDDGVVVPLGKPKQEPSKRGSLLYNEYIVYNVDQIRMRYVLHVSFNFKRR; this is translated from the exons ATGAGCTACCCCGAGCTGCAGGGATTGGCGAATTCACGGGGACTCGCGGCAAATGGTAGCAAGAAGGATGTTATCAAGAGGTTGCTGTTGGCCTCTGCTAATGCCATAGATGGCGTTCAGGACGAGAAGAGAGCTCCAAAAG GTGGTGTTGAGAAGGTAGAGGAGGAGGTGAAAAAGGAGAAGATGGTTACAGCCATCAAGAAGGGTGCTGCAGTGCTGGACCAGCACATTTCTGATCACGTAAAAGTGAACTATCATGTCTTGCAAGTG GGTGACGATATATATGATGCCACCTTGAACCAGACTAATGTTGGAGATAACAACAATAAGTTCTTTATCATCCAAGTTTTAG AATCTGATGCTGGTGGAAGCTTCATGGTTTACAATAGATGGGGGAGAGTAGGGGCACGAGGTCAAGATAAACTACATGGTCCCTTTTCAACACAAGACCAAGCAATATATGAATTTGAGAAGAAGTTTCAGGACAAAACTAATAACCTTTGGTGTGATCGCAAGAAATTCAAATGTTATGCAAAGAAGTACACTTGGCTTGAAATGGACTATGGCGAAACTGATAAGGAAACA AATAAGGCTGAGAAGAAAGGTTCCATTACTGATCAGATAAAAGAGACAAAACTTGAAACTCGGATTGCACAATTCATATCCCTGATATGCAATATTAGCATGATGAAGCAGCAAATGGTGGAATTAG GTTACAATGCTGATAAACTTCCCCTTGGAAAGCTAAGCAAATCTACAATACTTAAG GGTTATGATGTTCTGAAAAGGATATCCAATGTTATTTCAAGGGCAGATAGGAGACAGCTTGAGCAACTGACTGG GGAATTCTACACCGTGATTCCTCATGACTTTGGTTTCAAAAAGATGT GTGAATTTATCATCGACACTCCTCAGAAACTAAAAGCTAAGCTGGAAATG GTTGAAGCACTTGGTGAGATTGAGATTGCAACCAAGCTTCTGGAGGATGATTCAAGTGGCCAG GATGATCCACTATATGCTCGATACAAGCAACTTCATTGTGAATTCACACCTCTTGAAGCTGATTCAGAAGAATACTCTATG ATAAAAGCATATTTGATGAATACCCATGGCAAAACACACTCGGGTTATACTGTGGACATAGTGCAAATATTTAAGGTGTCCAGACATGGTGAAACAGAGCGGTTTCAGAAG TTTGCTAGTACAGGAAATAGGATGCTTCTGTGGCATGGTTCTCGGTTGAGCAACTGGACTGGGATCCTTTCTCAGG GTTTGCGAATTGCTCCTCCTGAAGCACCTGTAACTGGTTACATGTTTGGCAAGGGCGTTTACTTTGCCGATATGTTTTCGAAGAGTGCAAACTATTGCTATGCTTCAGAGGCATCTAGATCTGGAGTACTGCTTCTATGTGAG GTTGCATTGGGCGATATGAACGAGCTGCTAGATGCAGATTATGATGCTAATAACTTGCCCAAGGGAAAACTAAG CACGAAAGGAGTTGGTCAAACGGCGCCTGACTTATCAGAGTCTAAGACCACCGATGATGGTGTGGTTGTTCCCCTTGGGAAACCTAAACAGGAACCTTCCAAAAGG GGTAGCTTGCTTTACAATGAGTACATAGTGTATAATGTAGATCAGATAAGAATGCGGTATGTTCTCCATGTCTCCTTCAACTTCAAGAGACGGTAG